Proteins encoded within one genomic window of Polaribacter sp. NJDZ03:
- the wecC gene encoding UDP-N-acetyl-D-mannosamine dehydrogenase, protein MKKVEVVTIGLGYIGLPTSALIAQNGIQVHGVDVNQHVVDTINQGKIHIVEPSLDVAVEEAVKKGFLKADIKPVEAATYLIVVPTPFKGNHEPDISYVEVATKNIIPLLKEDDLYIIESTSPIGTTEKMMNLIYSLRPELEGKLHIAYCPERVLPGNVMHELVYNDRVIGGVDEKSTQKAIYFYKQFVKGALHSTNARTAEMCKLTENSSRDVQIAFANELSLICDKADINVWELISLANKHPRVNILQPVCGVGGHCIAVDPYFIVSDYPMESKIIGTAREVNNYKSFWCAEKIQNEKLKFELKHGRKPSIALMGLAFKPNIDDLRESPAKYIAQKVLQNTNNEEYFIVEPNITEHNIYKITNYKEAFSKADIVVYLVAHNEFKTLPIDRDKVVLDFCGIIK, encoded by the coding sequence ATGAAAAAAGTAGAAGTTGTAACGATAGGTTTAGGGTATATTGGTTTGCCAACATCCGCATTAATTGCGCAAAACGGAATTCAAGTTCATGGTGTTGATGTTAATCAACATGTTGTAGATACCATTAACCAAGGAAAAATACACATTGTAGAACCAAGTTTAGATGTTGCTGTAGAAGAAGCCGTAAAAAAAGGTTTTCTAAAAGCAGACATAAAGCCAGTTGAAGCAGCTACTTATTTAATTGTGGTACCAACCCCTTTTAAAGGAAATCATGAACCAGATATTTCTTATGTAGAAGTTGCTACTAAAAATATTATTCCGCTTTTAAAAGAAGACGATTTATATATTATAGAATCTACATCACCGATAGGTACAACAGAAAAAATGATGAATCTTATTTATTCATTAAGACCAGAGCTAGAAGGGAAGCTACATATTGCTTATTGTCCGGAAAGAGTTTTACCTGGTAATGTAATGCATGAGTTGGTTTATAATGATAGGGTTATTGGTGGAGTGGATGAAAAATCTACTCAAAAAGCCATTTATTTTTACAAACAATTTGTAAAAGGAGCGTTACATTCTACAAATGCAAGAACGGCAGAAATGTGTAAGTTGACAGAGAATTCTTCTAGAGATGTGCAAATTGCGTTTGCGAATGAGCTTTCACTAATTTGTGACAAAGCAGATATAAATGTTTGGGAGTTAATTAGTTTAGCAAACAAGCATCCGAGAGTGAATATCTTACAACCCGTTTGTGGAGTTGGCGGACATTGTATTGCGGTAGATCCTTATTTTATTGTGTCAGATTATCCAATGGAATCTAAGATTATTGGTACGGCAAGAGAGGTAAATAACTATAAGTCTTTTTGGTGTGCAGAGAAAATTCAGAATGAGAAATTAAAATTTGAATTAAAGCACGGAAGAAAACCAAGTATTGCTTTAATGGGGTTAGCATTTAAGCCAAATATTGATGATTTACGAGAATCTCCAGCAAAATACATTGCCCAAAAAGTTTTACAAAATACGAATAACGAAGAGTATTTTATTGTAGAACCAAATATTACAGAACATAATATTTATAAAATCACAAATTATAAAGAAGCATTTAGCAAGGCAGATATTGTTGTTTATCTTGTTGCGCATAACGAATTTAAAACATTGCCTATCGATAGGGATAAAGTAGTTTTAGATTTTTGTGGAATTATTAAATAG
- the wecB gene encoding non-hydrolyzing UDP-N-acetylglucosamine 2-epimerase — protein sequence MKKKNLLIFGTRPEAIKMAPLVNQFLADKRFETKVCVTGQHREMLDQVLSFFDITPDFDLCLMKPNQNLYNLTGEVISGLKPILESYKPDYVFVHGDTTTTMAASIAGFYAGAKVCHVEAGLRTNNMLSPFPEEMNRQVAGRVATYHFAPTIKSKENLLQENISEENILITGNTVIDALLESSSRVDNLDNNDVKEIKSKVNFDKRIILVTGHRRENHGEGFINICGALKEIAVNNPDVEIVYPVHLNPNVLKPVNELLGDVDNIHLVKPLSYPSFVWLMNQSYLIITDSGGVQEEAPSLGKPVLVMRDTTERPEAVEAGTVILVGTDKAKIVKEAQGLLDDIQKYESMSSLHNPYGDGKACMRIIEFISNLE from the coding sequence ATGAAAAAAAAGAACCTTTTAATTTTCGGAACAAGGCCAGAAGCTATTAAAATGGCACCTTTAGTAAATCAGTTTTTAGCAGACAAAAGGTTTGAAACTAAAGTTTGTGTAACGGGTCAGCACAGAGAAATGTTAGACCAGGTTTTAAGTTTTTTTGATATTACTCCAGATTTCGATTTGTGTTTAATGAAACCAAATCAAAATTTATACAACTTAACAGGAGAAGTAATTTCTGGATTAAAACCTATTTTAGAATCGTATAAACCAGACTATGTTTTTGTGCATGGAGATACCACTACTACTATGGCAGCAAGTATTGCCGGTTTTTATGCCGGAGCAAAAGTATGTCATGTAGAAGCAGGTTTGCGAACCAATAATATGTTGTCTCCTTTTCCGGAAGAAATGAATCGTCAGGTTGCTGGTAGAGTTGCAACCTATCACTTTGCACCTACAATAAAATCTAAAGAAAATCTTTTACAAGAAAATATATCCGAAGAAAATATTTTAATTACTGGTAATACGGTTATTGATGCTTTATTAGAAAGTTCTAGTAGGGTAGATAATTTAGATAATAATGATGTTAAAGAAATTAAAAGTAAAGTTAATTTTGATAAAAGAATTATATTAGTAACAGGACATAGAAGAGAAAACCACGGTGAGGGATTTATAAATATTTGTGGAGCACTTAAAGAAATTGCTGTCAATAATCCTGATGTGGAGATTGTGTATCCGGTTCATTTAAATCCGAATGTTTTAAAGCCAGTAAATGAGTTGTTGGGTGATGTAGATAATATTCATTTGGTAAAACCATTGTCTTATCCATCATTTGTTTGGTTAATGAATCAATCGTACTTAATAATAACAGATAGTGGAGGTGTGCAAGAAGAAGCACCAAGTTTAGGGAAGCCTGTTTTAGTAATGCGAGATACCACAGAAAGACCAGAAGCGGTAGAGGCTGGAACCGTTATTTTAGTTGGTACAGATAAAGCTAAAATTGTAAAAGAAGCGCAAGGGTTGTTAGATGATATCCAAAAATATGAATCTATGAGTTCTTTACATAATCCTTATGGAGATGGTAAAGCGTGCATGAGAATCATTGAATTTATTTCAAATTTAGAGTAA